The DNA window CGCATCTTCACCCAAGCCGATCTGTCGACTGACGATCACGACGAACTCCTTCGAATGCTGCTCGCTGCGCACGGCATTCGCGAGGACGATCAGCCGATTCTAGTGCCGACCCCCTTCTCAGATGTCATCAGCGACGCTGTGGGCGAGCCGAAGAGAATCCTGCTCAAAGAGATCCACTCTGTCTCCGGCGTCAACGCCCTAGTTCCCGAGCAATCGATTACCTTTGCGTTGGATGGCCTCACGATTATTTACGGCGAGAACGGCGCCGGAAAATCGGGCTATGCGCGAGTCTTTAAGCATGCGTGCCACGCCCGCGAAAAGAGCGAGCCGATTCGCAACAACGTTGCGGCAAAGAAGAAGGAGAAGATACAGGCGACAATTGAACTGTCGGTTAATGATGACGCAGTCGCGATCCAGTGGTCAGCGGGGACGCCAACGTCTGACTTGCTCGCTGAGATTGCCGTGTTCGATTCCCATTGTGCGCGTGTCTTCCTCGACGACGCGAATGAAGTCGTGTATCTGCCGTATGGCATGGACGTCTTCGGCCGGCTTGCCGCCTTGTGTAAGTCATTGAAGGCGAGAATCCAAGAGAAAAGAGCGGCAATCCCAGCCGCCTTTGCGTCCATCGAGCAGTTTCGCGTCGGAACAACCGCGCAGGCCTTCGTAAAATCCTTGTCCGATAAATCCGACATCGCGCACTTGGAGAAAATGGTGTCGCTCAGTGCGACGGAGAAAGCACGGCTTGAAACCCTCAAACCCCTCGTCGCCACAGCACGATCGAATCAGCCAAAGCAGCGCGCAGCCGAATTGCGGCGGAAGAAGCAACGCATCGAGCAAGTCCGAACAAAGCTCGCCGCTATTGTGGCAGGTCTCGCCGAGAGTGTCGTCACGCACTTACGCGCGCTCGTTGTGGCCGCAGCCACAGCATCGGAAGCGGCAAGGATCGCATCGGTGGAAGCCTTCAAGACCGATCCATTGCCAGGAACAGGCAAAGATCCGTGGCGTCTGCTCTTCGATGCGGCGAAAGCGTTTTCGGAGCAAGCCGCTTATCCGGACGAGGAATTCCCGGTTGTCCGCGACGGTGCACTCTGTCTTTGGTGTCAACAACCGCTGTCGGCCGCCGCGTCCAATCGTCTCAATCGTTTCCAACAATTCGTCATTGACGATGTTGCCACGAAAAAGGCATCCGCTGATAGTGCGTTAGCTGTTGCAAAGAAGAAGGTAGACGACCTGAATGTCCAGCCCTTCGTCGCCGACGAGACCGTGCTTGAAGAATTGCGTGCGTACAAAGACTGCCTCGCCACTGCCGCCGAGGCGTGCGTCAAGACTGCGAAGGAACGTAAGGACGCGTTGCTCAAGGCGCTTACCGATCATCTGTGGGAAGACGTTCCGGCGTTGCCACCCTCAATTGAGGCCGATCTCAAAACCGCCGTTGATTCTCTGGAGGCAGAGGCGGCCGAGCTGACCGCAGCGGACAATCCAGAAGCTCTGAAAAAGCTTCAGGATGAACTAGTGGAGCTCGAGGACCGTGAACTTCTCGGCAAGCAGGAGAAGGAGGTACGGGCGTATATCGCATCTAAGAAGCGAGAGGCTGCGCTTCTCCAGTGCGAAAAGGAATGCGACACGACCTCCATCACGAAATTCGGTTCGAAACTGATGGAGAAAACGGTCACGGATCAGCTGATTGCGGCGCTCAAGCGCGAGACGACATTTTTCGGGGTCAAGTGTGTGCCGCTGGACATCGCGAAGAAAGGGAGAGAGGGGGAAACGAAACATCAACTCGTGATCGCCAGTGGCATTCCGCCATCTGGAGTCTTGAGCGAAGGCGAGCAGCGCGTCGTCGCCATCGCCGCCTTCCTCGCAGAGCTCGACACGGCCGGTCGGAACTTGCCAATCATCTTCGATGATCCGGTCAGTTCCCTCGATCATCTCTTTCGCGAACGCGTTGCGAAACGATTAGTACAGGAAGCGAAGAGCAAGCGACAGGTTGTGGTGTTTACGCACGACATCGTGATGCTCCTCGCGTTGGAACGCGAATGTGGCGAGCAGTCCGCGTCACTTTTGGTGCATACTGTGCGACGGTCATCGCAAGGCCCCGGCGAATGTCCTCATCCGCCCTCCCGCCCGTGGCACGCCAGCAGCACTACCGAGAGGATTGGATTCCTGAAGCAGGCAAGTGCTGGGTTCAAGAAGCTGTCCCAAACCCCCGAACCGTACAGGATTGCTGTTGCTGGAGTTTACGGGAAGTTACGAGAGGCTTGGGAGCGTGCCATTGAAGAATGGCTACTCAACGATGCAGTACAGCGATTCCGCCCGAGCATCGAAACACAGCGTTTGAGCCGCGTTACTGTCGATGCTGCCGATTGTGCCGCAATTGAGAAGGGCATGTCGAGATGTTCGACTCACCTCACGGGCCATGATAGTTCAGGCGCAATAAGCTCGCCGTCACCAACACCCGAGAATATCGCAGAAGACATTCAGCAGCTCGAAACCTTCGTCAAGACGATCGACAAGCGGCGCAAGGCTGCTGGCGTGGCAGTGGCAGCACTGACGGAACCGCCCAAGCCAACACTCGGAAGCGGTCGGGCATCGACCGTTATTGAATTGGCGCAATCGAGCCCTCCGGCCAACACGTGAGGTGAGAAGGCATCC is part of the Pirellulales bacterium genome and encodes:
- a CDS encoding AAA family ATPase yields the protein MNIVQELATWAKKVPQWQSDAVRRIFTQADLSTDDHDELLRMLLAAHGIREDDQPILVPTPFSDVISDAVGEPKRILLKEIHSVSGVNALVPEQSITFALDGLTIIYGENGAGKSGYARVFKHACHAREKSEPIRNNVAAKKKEKIQATIELSVNDDAVAIQWSAGTPTSDLLAEIAVFDSHCARVFLDDANEVVYLPYGMDVFGRLAALCKSLKARIQEKRAAIPAAFASIEQFRVGTTAQAFVKSLSDKSDIAHLEKMVSLSATEKARLETLKPLVATARSNQPKQRAAELRRKKQRIEQVRTKLAAIVAGLAESVVTHLRALVVAAATASEAARIASVEAFKTDPLPGTGKDPWRLLFDAAKAFSEQAAYPDEEFPVVRDGALCLWCQQPLSAAASNRLNRFQQFVIDDVATKKASADSALAVAKKKVDDLNVQPFVADETVLEELRAYKDCLATAAEACVKTAKERKDALLKALTDHLWEDVPALPPSIEADLKTAVDSLEAEAAELTAADNPEALKKLQDELVELEDRELLGKQEKEVRAYIASKKREAALLQCEKECDTTSITKFGSKLMEKTVTDQLIAALKRETTFFGVKCVPLDIAKKGREGETKHQLVIASGIPPSGVLSEGEQRVVAIAAFLAELDTAGRNLPIIFDDPVSSLDHLFRERVAKRLVQEAKSKRQVVVFTHDIVMLLALERECGEQSASLLVHTVRRSSQGPGECPHPPSRPWHASSTTERIGFLKQASAGFKKLSQTPEPYRIAVAGVYGKLREAWERAIEEWLLNDAVQRFRPSIETQRLSRVTVDAADCAAIEKGMSRCSTHLTGHDSSGAISSPSPTPENIAEDIQQLETFVKTIDKRRKAAGVAVAALTEPPKPTLGSGRASTVIELAQSSPPANT